AAACCTCAAGCGAAGAGCCCAGAAGCCCGCCCAGACAGCCCATCACCCTGGTCAATGTTGGGCGCCGGTAGCTGGTCAGTCTTGGACGCCGGTTGACAAACCGGCCGATGTTCGAGGAGTAGTACCGGGCACGGTAGTAGTAGAGGCCCGTCTCCGGATCCAGCCGCCGCCCCGTGTAACGGAACGGCTTGCCATCGAGCGGCACTTTGGATCGACCATGCGCGTCATACCGGTATTTCTGGATGCGACCGGGCATCCGCGCGCGCTTCCGCTACGCGGAGCGTGTTCGATCACTTCACTCGCGGCTGCAGCCAACTCGAAACTTGAAGCTCAGGATCTGTGGGCTTTTCTGAAGCGCTATGGCGTAGTCAAGCGAGTACGTGCGGGTTGGTTGCCGACGAGTCACTGCGTCACAGCCGCTATGCCCTGACACCTCGCGGAATGTGATTCCTTATCGCAAGTACACCGATGAGCGTCACGACGAGCACGGCAGCCACAATTCCGAAGAAACCCTCTTCGCCATGTCTGGCCAGCACCCATCCTCCGGCGAACGAGCTCATGATTCCCCCGATGCGCCCGACGGAGCTTGCCCATCCCACTGCCGAAGAGCGGCACTGCGTGGGGTAGGCGCTCGCCACTAACGTGAACATCCCCACTTGAGTGGCCATGATGCCGAAACCCGCAGCCGCAATTCCAAGCATAAGCAGGGGCCGCGCGGCCTCGAGATCGGCGGGCGTCGCCGCGCCAAAAGACACTTGCGAAAGTCCAGCTAGCGCCAGCGCACCCAATGCCGCAAGCACGCCCAATGCCCATCGAGAGCCGAATCGGGAGATCGCCCACGAGTTCGCGATGGAACCGACGGCCCCTGCGAGATTGAATACGAATGAGCCGTGTA
The DNA window shown above is from Planctomycetia bacterium and carries:
- a CDS encoding RHS repeat-associated core domain-containing protein, with amino-acid sequence MPGRIQKYRYDAHGRSKVPLDGKPFRYTGRRLDPETGLYYYRARYYSSNIGRFVNRRPRLTSYRRPTLTRVMGCLGGLLGSSLEV